The proteins below come from a single Streptomyces sp. M92 genomic window:
- a CDS encoding carbohydrate ABC transporter permease: MNLPLWPPRPRVRRPWRLAAEASALVIAVVVAFPLYWMVLSAFKPAGEIESSEPRPWTLTPTLDSFRRVFGQQEFGRYFLNSLLVAGTVVVASALIAFLAATAVTRFRFRFRTTLLIMFLVAQMVPVEALTIPLFFLMRDFGQLNTLGSLILPHIAFSLPFAIWMLRGFVKAVPEALEEAAYIDGASRTRFLWQILFPLVFPGLVATSVFSFISTWNDFLFAKSFIISDTSQSTLPMALLVFYKPDDPDWGGVMAASTVMTIPVLVFFVLVQRRLVSGLGGAVKD; the protein is encoded by the coding sequence CCGCGCCCGCGGGTGCGCCGTCCGTGGCGGCTGGCGGCCGAGGCGTCGGCGCTGGTGATCGCCGTCGTGGTGGCCTTCCCGCTGTACTGGATGGTGCTGAGCGCCTTCAAACCGGCCGGGGAGATCGAGTCGAGCGAGCCGCGGCCGTGGACGCTGACGCCCACCCTGGATTCCTTCCGGCGGGTCTTCGGGCAGCAGGAATTCGGCCGCTACTTTCTCAACAGTCTGCTCGTGGCCGGCACCGTCGTGGTCGCCTCGGCGCTCATCGCGTTCCTCGCGGCGACCGCGGTGACGCGTTTCCGGTTCCGTTTCCGGACCACCCTGCTGATCATGTTCCTGGTGGCCCAGATGGTGCCCGTGGAGGCGCTCACCATCCCGCTGTTCTTCCTCATGCGGGACTTCGGGCAGCTGAACACGCTGGGTTCGCTGATCCTGCCCCACATCGCCTTCTCGCTGCCCTTCGCGATCTGGATGCTGCGGGGTTTCGTGAAGGCCGTGCCGGAGGCCTTGGAGGAGGCCGCCTACATCGACGGGGCGAGCCGGACGCGCTTTCTGTGGCAGATCCTTTTCCCGCTGGTCTTCCCGGGGCTGGTGGCCACCAGCGTCTTCTCGTTCATCTCGACCTGGAACGACTTCCTGTTCGCCAAGTCGTTCATCATCAGCGACACCTCCCAGTCGACGCTGCCGATGGCGCTGCTGGTCTTCTACAAGCCGGACGATCCCGACTGGGGCGGAGTGATGGCGGCCTCCACGGTGATGACGATTCCGGTGCTGGTCTTCTTCGTACTCGTGCAACGACGACTCGTCTCCGGCCTCGGCGGAGCGGTTAAGGACTGA